DNA from Pseudomonas putida:
CATGTCAGGCAAGTCCATATTGCCGCCGTGGTTGTCGGGCGTAAGGGAGTTGATCGAGTCGATTTCAGGCGAAAGGCTTAGCGTGCCGATGTGCGGCTGATAGGGCAGGGTCACGCGATCACTCCAATGGACATGCTGCTCGTCGACATGGATTTTGCGGGTGATCTCGGGCAATGGGTCGGTCAGCATCGCGGTCAGGTCGGTGCCGGTCAGGGCGCCGAAACGGGGGATCATGCAGCACGTACCCCGAGGGTTTTCACCCCGTGGCAGGATCGACTCGATGCGGACGGCCACCACGTCTCCCTTCTCGGCGCCTGCAATCATGATGGGGCCGCTCTGAGGGTTGAGAAACGGCATGCGCAGCAGTTCGCTGGGGCGATCGTGCTCATGTTTGACTTTGCCTTCGAAGGCATCGGCGGTTTCGACGATAACCCTGTCCCCTGGGCGAATGTGCAGAACCGGGTCCGAGTAGGGGCCCATGGTGTAGTGAAATTTTCCCTGACGATCTGTTGTCAGCTCGTGGGTTTCACCTTCTTTGCCCTGGGCCACGCCCCGGGTAAACATGATCGATTTTTCCAGCCAGTTCATACGTTGACTCCATTTTTTTGGCAAAAAGCTCCCTTTGGCGGACCACCAGCGGTGCGCCATTGAGGGGGGTGATATCGATAAACTGCGGCTTGGGCCGCGAGCGTTTGTGTCTGGCCGAGTCAGGGCCTTCGCTGGTGACGCAGCATGTTCAGCGCGCTTTTCTCACAGCCGCTTTGCAAAAACCGCAGACACATTTCCTCCATGCACATCTGATTGGTCATGCTCGATTCCCTCAGCTGTTCATAGGCTTGGTCATCGTCGATGTTGGCCAACTCCATCAGCTTGACTACGGCTTTGAGCACTACCCGCCGGGCCTTCACACGCTCTTGCAATTGGGTAATTTCAGCGTCGGCCCGGGACCGCGATCCGAATTCAAAAATCGCCTGTTGCAGGGCCAGGAATGTCCCGCTTGAGCGCACCGGTTTGACCAGAAACGCGCACACCCTTTGCGTCAATGACCAGTGAATCCTCTCAGGGGTTTCGGCACTGAACATGGCAATCAACGGCACTCGCGGTTCCCCATCCGGCCAAGGGAAGGTATTTTTGTGGGCCTGATTGGCATCGAAAAAACACACGTCCACCTCCGACCAAGGCAAGGCTTGGCCCTCGACCGGCTCGATGATTTTCAATCCCAGCCTCACCAGTTGCCCGCTCAAGACCTGATAGTCATGGTCCTTCTTGTGCAGGATCAGCACGCGATGGTCACGCAGGTTGGGAAGCTGAGGCCTTTTCATCTGACGATCCTCAACTCCGGTTTAAGGCGATCGCCATGGTCTTCCATCACGGCGCCATCGCCGACTTTGCCCATGTCCAACCATGTGAGGTACGGGTCTGGTTTGCGCGGCTCCTTCGCGCTCGCCAGGATCTCGAAATCCCCGTTGGCGTTGGAGATGCCCAAGCGCGGCGTCAGGTAGCAGTGGTGGTTTTCCGGGTCGATCCACACTGGCCCTTGAGGGGCGTTCAACCGGCTTTGAACGGAGGCGCTTCTGACCTGCTGCACGTCGTCGGTGTCTGCCAGGTGAATGGCTTCGGCCAACAACAGCACCGCGATGAACGAGGCTTCAGCATCGGCGGACGTCACCTGTTGCACGCCGTACCGCTGCTTAATGTCACGAACGAACTCCGCGTTGGCCTGGGTGCCGATGCTCTGGAAGTACACCGATGAACAGATATGCCCGGCGCGCACGCTGGCATCCACGGCTTTCAGTTCCTCCTCCGACAACGTGCAACTGGCCAGCGGAGTGGACGCAGAAATCCGCTGTGTATTTACGGCCTGCCCATAGGCGGCCACGAAGGCTTGGCCGGATTCCCCGATCAACGAGCTGAACACGAAATCCGGCTTGAGGCGTTGGACCTCATCGATGATCTGCTCGACATCGGTGGAGCCAATCGGGAGATAACGCTCGCAGACGACATCGCCGTCGTTGGCTTCCAGTATTTCGCGCATCACCCGATTGCTTTCCCAAGGCCACACGTAGTTGGAGCCCACGCAATAGGCGCGCTTGCCCACGGTGTTCATCAGGTAGCTGATTAGCGGCACGATGTGCTGGTTGGGCGAGGCACCTACGTATATCACGTTGTCGCTGCACTCGAACCCTTCATAGTGCGAGGGATACCAGAGCAAGCCGTCGCGCCGCTCGAACAGCGGTAAAACTTCCTTGCGACTCGACGAGGTGTAACACCCCACGACGTGCCGAATTCCGCTGTCCAGCAGTGCCTGGGTTTGCGCGTAGTACTGGGTCAAGTCCCCGCCCGGATTGACTACTTCAGGCTCAAAACAGAAGGTGAAGCGCGGGTCGCGCGCCACGCGCTCAATGGCCAGCAGCGCCCCACAGAGCATCGCCTGGCCGATGCTCTGGTACGAGCCAGTGGTGGAGCACATCAGGCCGATCCGCACGCACGTCTTGTGAGAAAGGTTTGCCATCATCAGTTCCTACGAAGCTAATGCAGCGCGACGTTGCAGGCGTGCAGCGAAGCGGGCCGACGCAAAGGCAAATACCGCGCCCACGACCATTGACGCGGGCACGATGATCAATGCGTTGGAGAAGCTCAGGCTGGTGAGGTTTTCAGTGCTGAACTTTCCGGGCGTTTGCAGCAGAAATGCAAACGTGCACGCATAGCCGTAGGTCACCGCCGGGATCGAGGAGAACAGGCCAACCCTGGCCGCCGAGATGTAGCAGGCGATGCTGATGCAGACCACGACGCTGGCCCAGATCGTCTCGCCCAACACCGTCGCCCCCGGCACCGAGACGATCACTACCGCCGTCAGCCATGCGGTGAACACGCCAAAACAATTGGAGACGATCGTGGTGCGCAGGGCGCGCACGTCTCCACCTGAGTGGAAAAAACAGGCCCTGGCGGCGAAGGCCGCCCAAATGAGCAGCACCCCCACTGAGAGCGTGAACCAGGTACACACGCCGCCCAGCAGGGCAACACTGATCGCAAGGCTGGTCAATTCAGACATTACGCGTACTCCTGCTGTGGGGATTTGAACAGCCCGGAAGTTGCGGCACGACGGGAAAATACGGTGCAGAGCAGCCCCAGCGTGACCCAGAACGAGGCGTCCGCCATCAACGTCGCGATCACGAACTCGTGATGCAGCGCGGCGGGCGCCAGCATCTCCGGCGACGCTAACTGCGGCGAGCCGATCAGGTGAGGCACCGCCAACAGCACGACGCCAGCCACCTTCAACCAGGCCTTTGGCGCGAAGGCGATGAGCACCAGTCCAATGGCCGTAGCAATCGCTGTACCCACCCACCAGAGTTGCCTGGCGTGCAGATCAGCCGCTTGCGTGCCGGGCAGTTCCGGTGGCAGACCCGCCGAGGGCGCCAGTACAAACACCGCGTACCCGGCCAGCCCCCACAGCACCCCCGTTGAGAGCTTGCGCGGCGGCCGTAGGCTGATCGCCCCCGCAAGCACCAGCCCGAACGCCACGCCGACCACCAAGTTGGCAGCGGCGGTGGACGTCACCCGCTGCCAGCCGTCCTCTGGGGCCCAACCGGCATCTTCGTGATGATGTTCGCCTGCCTCATGGGGATCGGAATGGCCGGCACTGGCCGCCTGCTCATAGGTTTCGGCCTGAAGGATTAGCGGGGACACCCAGATTGCTTGGATGAGCGTCAACACTAGAGCGGCCCCCATCCCGGCGAAACCCGCCGTTTGCAGCATGCGCTTGATCATGGCTCAGGCCCTCTCAGTGGCAAGGAAATGCAGCGGTATGACGGGTATCGTGCGCGGCGTTGTGCAAAGCCGGCAGGCTGGAAAAACCGGCGAAGTACAGCAGCACCGCGCCCAGGGACATCACGCAGCAGGCGTTGAGCACGCGCCGGGCGCTTCGAGCGGACGATACGGTGGTAGTGATGCTTGAAACGGATTGAAGAGTAGACATGATGTGTACCTCGTGTTCGCGCTGTGATGAGGGTGTTGAAGCCAACGGCTTCAGATGACTTCGTCCCGACGACGCTCAAGGAACTCTTGCGTACGAGCGTTGAGGGATTCGGGAGTGACGAGTGCTTTGTCCATCGCCAGTTTTTCCAGCGAGGCCAGCCAGTGCTGGTAGTAATGCCAGTCAGGGTCGTCGGGAGTGTGAGTCTTGTCCCAGGCCCCGATGTTCGAGATCAGCGAAGCGCGGAACTCATCCCACTGGTAAGCGCCTTGTTCGGCGAGCGCCAGGGCTAGGCCGAACGCTCGCCCTTGCCACGGCTCATCAAACACCAAACGTTCCTGGTTTTTCGGCAGGGCGCTGCGGTCGCCGCACAGTTGATCCACTCGGTTTTTCAGCGTGCTCATGATCAGGCTCCTTGCTGCGCCGTGCTAACCAGACCCAATC
Protein-coding regions in this window:
- a CDS encoding acetamidase/formamidase family protein — protein: MNWLEKSIMFTRGVAQGKEGETHELTTDRQGKFHYTMGPYSDPVLHIRPGDRVIVETADAFEGKVKHEHDRPSELLRMPFLNPQSGPIMIAGAEKGDVVAVRIESILPRGENPRGTCCMIPRFGALTGTDLTAMLTDPLPEITRKIHVDEQHVHWSDRVTLPYQPHIGTLSLSPEIDSINSLTPDNHGGNMDLPDMGPGSITYLPVRSPGGRLFIGDAHACQGDGEVCGTAVEFESTTTIHVELIKNWNIDWPRLETESMLMAIGSARPLEDATRIAYCELILWLEKEYGFDRWDAYMMLSQCGKVRLGNFVDPKYSVGAAIDKRYL
- a CDS encoding ANTAR domain-containing response regulator, producing MKRPQLPNLRDHRVLILHKKDHDYQVLSGQLVRLGLKIIEPVEGQALPWSEVDVCFFDANQAHKNTFPWPDGEPRVPLIAMFSAETPERIHWSLTQRVCAFLVKPVRSSGTFLALQQAIFEFGSRSRADAEITQLQERVKARRVVLKAVVKLMELANIDDDQAYEQLRESSMTNQMCMEEMCLRFLQSGCEKSALNMLRHQRRP
- a CDS encoding transporter substrate-binding domain-containing protein produces the protein MANLSHKTCVRIGLMCSTTGSYQSIGQAMLCGALLAIERVARDPRFTFCFEPEVVNPGGDLTQYYAQTQALLDSGIRHVVGCYTSSSRKEVLPLFERRDGLLWYPSHYEGFECSDNVIYVGASPNQHIVPLISYLMNTVGKRAYCVGSNYVWPWESNRVMREILEANDGDVVCERYLPIGSTDVEQIIDEVQRLKPDFVFSSLIGESGQAFVAAYGQAVNTQRISASTPLASCTLSEEELKAVDASVRAGHICSSVYFQSIGTQANAEFVRDIKQRYGVQQVTSADAEASFIAVLLLAEAIHLADTDDVQQVRSASVQSRLNAPQGPVWIDPENHHCYLTPRLGISNANGDFEILASAKEPRKPDPYLTWLDMGKVGDGAVMEDHGDRLKPELRIVR
- a CDS encoding DUF1097 domain-containing protein; amino-acid sequence: MSELTSLAISVALLGGVCTWFTLSVGVLLIWAAFAARACFFHSGGDVRALRTTIVSNCFGVFTAWLTAVVIVSVPGATVLGETIWASVVVCISIACYISAARVGLFSSIPAVTYGYACTFAFLLQTPGKFSTENLTSLSFSNALIIVPASMVVGAVFAFASARFAARLQRRAALAS
- a CDS encoding CbtA family protein — protein: MIKRMLQTAGFAGMGAALVLTLIQAIWVSPLILQAETYEQAASAGHSDPHEAGEHHHEDAGWAPEDGWQRVTSTAAANLVVGVAFGLVLAGAISLRPPRKLSTGVLWGLAGYAVFVLAPSAGLPPELPGTQAADLHARQLWWVGTAIATAIGLVLIAFAPKAWLKVAGVVLLAVPHLIGSPQLASPEMLAPAALHHEFVIATLMADASFWVTLGLLCTVFSRRAATSGLFKSPQQEYA
- a CDS encoding CbtB domain-containing protein, encoding MSTLQSVSSITTTVSSARSARRVLNACCVMSLGAVLLYFAGFSSLPALHNAAHDTRHTAAFPCH
- a CDS encoding nitrile hydratase accessory protein encodes the protein MSTLKNRVDQLCGDRSALPKNQERLVFDEPWQGRAFGLALALAEQGAYQWDEFRASLISNIGAWDKTHTPDDPDWHYYQHWLASLEKLAMDKALVTPESLNARTQEFLERRRDEVI